A DNA window from Setaria viridis chromosome 2, Setaria_viridis_v4.0, whole genome shotgun sequence contains the following coding sequences:
- the LOC140221764 gene encoding putative cis-zeatin O-glucosyltransferase: protein MEPEANYCTLQHQALPPKPETSMESVAVVAVPFPAQGHLNGMLHLSLQLASRGLPVHYAAPGAHVRQARARVHGWGDDALRRIRFHELEVPVPAYASPPPDPAAPSPFPSHLIPMCDAFVAGARGPVASLLTSLSTRSRRVVVLYDRLSSFAAPEAARIFPNAEAYCLQCVSASYDAAWTDAGQRLLRARARRRGTK, encoded by the exons ATGGAGCCGGAGGCCAACTACTGTACGctacaacatcaagctctgccGCCCAAGCCTGAGACCTCCATGGAATCCGTTGCCGTCGTAGCGGTGCCGTTCCCGGCGCAGGGCCACCTCAACGGGATGCTGCACCTGTCGCTGCAGCTCGCGTCGCGGGGGCTCCCCGTGCACTacgcggcgccgggggcgcACGTCCGccaggcgcgcgcgcgcgtgcacggCTGGGGCGACGACGCCCTCCGCCGCATCCGCTTCCACGAGCTCGAGGTCCCCGTCCCCGCGtacgcctccccgccgccggacccggCCGCGCCCTCACCGTTCCCGTCCCACCTCATCCCCATGTGCGACGCCTTCgtcgcgggcgcgcgcggcccgGTCGCCAGCCTCCTCACGAGCCTCTCCACGCGCtcccgccgcgtcgtcgtcctgtACGACCGCCTCAGCTCCTTCGccgcgcccgaggcggcgcGGATATTCCCCAACGCCGAGGCGTACTGCCTGCAGTGCGTGTCCGCGTCCTACGACGCCGCGTGGACGGACGCCGGGCAGCGGCTCCTGCGCGCGCGGGCTCGACGACGGGGG ACAAAATAA
- the LOC117842104 gene encoding sister chromatid cohesion protein SCC2 isoform X1: MDPGAAGAGGGARAGFERACRLPNTVHSEIAPALPLPTLPPALGFDDLRDDEPLAAPDRPDMIMQAANIARILAETDVSHLGFTEADNIDVDPSQCSWLWMEVLKHNPDAFKVKAPAPPPSSQGPHEGPEYQNQSEMHFEYLTSNMNKARKEPVFPLDDINSRREHLRNELTPDSVASKKPKVRKKENGNSVSSSGPSIPNSQEVIANFCEMVEDFCGRVEIPDDADGGDWLSIPLNDVKVLVNEITSVRSKRILHEVPMDTVTRLLHVIDRQIRCSQGLSIDEKENPDAEPMVFSALESVHAALAIMTHHDMPKQLYREELIERIIDFSRRQITDCMAASNPTFRAIHKPAENVANDGDDDEEDMENGPVSKKRRTTTNLTARKSSSNRVSASVYSAVQKLCLVLGFLKELLTTVRLSDSCILQLAKTCFTTFLVDNMQLLQLKAIGVIGTVFSSYTQHRNYLVDETIVLLRKLQFSRNAVRTYHLADEEQKQIQMITALLVHLVQFSAIVPDSLKGTVDWSTIIDAPVDASYPIKCHEAATEACCLFWTSVLQRFTAAKSQDMSEAKGIIDNLVQDLLTILNLPEYPAAASVLEVLCVLLLQNAGLKSKDTNARCFAIDLLGGIASRLKRDSVTCSEEKLWILQELTDAGSDGSKILKNKCCVCLGGRGINIACDVCGRCFHSDCMGASSQDNLQHDSVCPLCFCKQQLSVLQSYCQLQTKENGKRTAASVSKKSAAPSEVPALDIVQQILLSYLQEAGPQDDGNLFTRWFYLCIWNKDDPHSQEKIIYYLARLKSKEILRDSGNGLVISRDWAKKICLALGQKNSFSRGFDKILALLLASLRENSPVIRAKALRAVSSIVEADPEVLGDKRVQSAVEGRFCDSAISVREAALELVGRHIASHPDVGLKYIEKVAERIKDTGVSVRKRAIKIIRDLCASNPNTDTTHAFVEIISRVNDEESSVQDLVCKTFHELWFEEPTGSHKHLVADGSSVPMEIAKKTEQIVEMLRKMPNHQPLITIIKRNLTLDFLPQSTKATGINLSMVASLRKRCELICKRLLERILQVEEGAANEMEIHALPYIIALQAFCIVDPTLCIPVTDPSKFVVTLQPYLKIQIDNKSAAQLLESIIFVIDAVLPLIRKPPQTVVVELEQDLKQMIVRHSYLTVVHACIKCLCSLSKSAGRGPGLLEYLVNVFYKHLSGTNTDSQLLGRSLFCLGLLLRYGYQLMLTSENQLDFPKIINLLQRRYLLRDDFNLKVRALQTLGYILIAKPEFMLQKEIMNLIEATLSSAVDHRLKIQGLQNLYEYLRDAESQLTAESTGKPPVQSAINGGSEVPVAAGAGDTNICGGIIQLYWSSILERCLDTNDQVRQSALKIVEVVLRQGLVHPITCVPHLIALEMDPLEGNSKLAHHLLMNMNEKYPSFFESRLGDGLQMSFIFFETTVSNHKLAANVKSNPIAFVKPGITRIYRLIRANRNSRNKFVHSIVRKFEPDGRNRSTVSFLVYCAEVLASLPFTCPDEPLYLIYDINRVIHLRAGAIEANLKRWTSMDQPQDAAGMATLPGESHVVMHEPGGYYDHNVGYIPVRVNNNPCSTSDVDMAKVQEDCHDAIALQLLLKLKRHLKIVYSLTDARCQAFSLKEPPKTGETLSKQNVPFNIGNNNISLPSCLQDVASVYQDFKTVLREDSMDFGMYTPSVQRKRPTPRSTSRVRRTAATSVTRGRGGGRGGDDDDTDDDDWTGGPRVLDFSAQASNGGRVTRQRVQV; this comes from the exons ATggaccccggcgccgccggcgccggcggcggggcccgggCCGGCTTCGAGCGGGCGTGCCGCCTGCCCAACACCGTCCACTCCGAGATCGCGCCCGCGCTGCCGCTCCCCACCCTCCCGCCCGCGCTCGGCTTCGACGACCTCCGCGACGACGAGCCCCTCGCCGCGCCCGACCGCCCCGACATGATCATGCAGGCAGCAAACATCGCCCGCATCCTCGCCGAGACCGACGTCTCCCACCT GGGCTTCACGGAGGCCGACAACATCGACGTCGACCCCAGCCAGTGCTCCTGGCTCTGGATGGAGGTGCTCAAGCACAACCCCGACGCCTTCAAGGTCAAGGCCCCTGCGCCCCCGCCGTCTTCGCAAG GTCCACATGAAGGCCCAGAATATCAAAATCAAAGTGAGATGCATTTTGAGTATCTTACGTCTAATATGAACAAAGCACGGAAGGAACCTGTATTTCCTCTGGATGACATCAACTCACGCAGAGAGCATCTTCGT AATGAACTAACGCCAGATTCAGTTGCTTCAAAGAAGCCAAAAgttagaaagaaagaaaatggcaATTCTGTTTCAAGTTCTGGCCCCAGCATTCCTAATAGTCAAG AAGTTATCGCCAACTTCTGTGAGATGGTGGAGGATTTCTGTGGAAGAGTCGAAATTCCTGATGATGCAGATGGCGGTGATTGGTTGTCAATACCACTTAATGATGTTAAGGTTCTTGTCAATGAAATTACATCTGTTCGATCCAAAAGGATATTGCATGAGGTTCCTATGGATACAGTTACAAGGTTATTACATGTTATAGACCGTCAGATCCGATGTTCTCAAGGTTTGTCAATAGATGAGAAGGAAAAT CCTGATGCTGAACCTATGGTTTTCTCGGCTTTGGAGTCCGTTCATGCAGCGTTAGCAATTATGACCCACCATGACATGCCAAAGCAACTGTATCGAGAAGAA CTTATTGAGCGAATTATTGATTTCTCAAGGCGTCAGATCACTGACTGTATGGCAGCAAGTAACCCAACCTTCCGAGCTATCCACAAACCAGCTGAAAATGTTGCAAATGACG gagatgatgatgaagaggatatGGAAAATGGACCAGTTAGCAAAAAGAGACGTACCACTACTAATCTAACTGCGAGAAAATCTTCTTCAAACAG AGTTTCTGCTTCTGTTTACTCTGCTGTCCAGAAACTATGCTTGGTATTGGGCTTTCTCAAGGAACTGCTCACAACGGTGCGCTTATCAGATAGTTGTATTCTGCAGTTAGCAAAAACCTGCTTTACTACATTCTTGGTGGACAATATGCAGCTATTACAATTGAAAGCGATTGGGGTTATTGGCACG GTTTTTTCATCATACACACAACACAGGAATTACCTGGTTGATGAAACAATTGTCCTTCTTCGTAAGTTGCAGTTTTCAAGAAATGCTGTTAGAACCTACCATCTGGCAGATGAAGAACAAAAGCAAATCCAGATGATAACAGCACTGTTAGTTCACCTGGTTCAGTTTAGTGCAATTGTTCCCGATAGCTTAAAGGGAACAGTTGATTGGAGCACTATTATTGATGCCCCAGTTGATGCTAGTTATCCAATTAAATGCCATGAAGCAGCAACAGAGGCTTGTTGCCTTTTCTGGACTAGTGTCCTTCAACGTTTTACTGCTGCTAAATCTCAAGATATGTCAGAAGCCAAAGGAATAATAGATAATCTTGTTCAGGATTTGCTAACGATACTTAACTTGCCGGAGTATCCAGCTGCTGCTTCTGTTCTTGAG GTTCTCTGTGTATTGCTGCTTCAAAATGCTGGATTAAAATCTAAGGACACTAATGCTCGGTGCTTTGCTATTGACCTTCTTGGTGGTATCGCATCAAGGTTGAAGCGTGATTCTGTCACCTGTAGTGAGGAGAAGCTTTGGATATTGCAAGAGCTCACTGATGCAGGTAGTGATGGCTCgaaaattttgaaaaacaaatgTTGTGTTTGTCTTGGTGGAAGAGGTATAAATATAGCCTGTGATGTATGTGGAAGATGTTTCCATTCAGATTGTATGGGGGCTAGCAGTCAGGATAACTTACAGCATGATAGTGTCTGTCCCTTATGTTTTTGCAAACAACAACTCAGTGTGTTACAGTCGTATTGCCAGTTACAAACTAAAGAGAATGGCAAAAGAACTGCTGCCTCGGTTAGTAAGAAATCTGCCGCACCATCTGAGGTGCCAGCATTGGATATTGTGCAACAAATACTACTGAGTTATCTTCAGGAAGCTGGTCCACAAGATGATGGGAACCTGTTTACTCGATG GTTCTATCTATGTATCTGGAACAAAGATGACCCACATTCTCAAGAGAAGATTATCTACTATCTAGCTAGATTAAAATCTAAGGAGATTCTGCGTGATTCTGGCAATGGTTTGGTAATTTCCAGAGATTGGGCAAAGAAAATTTGCTTGGCACTTGGGCAGAAGAATTCATTTTCGAGGGGGTTTGATAAAATTCTTGCCCTTCTTTTG GCTAGCTTGAGAGAAAATTCTCCTGTAATAAGGGCAAAGGCTTTACGTGCG GTCAGCAGTATAGTTGAAGCTGACCCTGAGGTCTTGGGTGACAAACGTGTACAGTCTGCTGTTGAAGGGAGATTTTGCGATTCGGCTATTTCTGTTCGTGAAGCTGCCCTTGAACTTGTTGGAAGGCATATTGCTTCACATCCTGATGTAGGCCTGAAG TATATTGAAAAAGTTGCTGAGCGAATAAAGGACACAGGAGTAAGTGTTCGCAAACGTGCAATTAAAATTATAAGGGATCTTTGTGCTTCAAATCCAAACACGGACACAACGCATGCCTTTGTGGAGATTATTTCTCGTGTTAATGATGAGGAGTCCAGTGTACAG GATCTTGTATGTAAAACATTTCATGAGCTATGGTTTGAAGAACCTACTGGGAGTCATAAGCACTTGGTTGCTGATGGTAGTTCAGTTCCTATGGAGATTGCTAAAAAGACTGAGCAAATTGTTGAAATGTTGAGGAAGATGCCCAATCACCAACCCTTGATTACCATTATAAAACGTAACTTGACTCTTGATTTCCTCCCTCAGTCAACAAAGGCCACAGGCATTAACTTGTCCATGGTGGCATCACTTAGGAAACGTTGTGAGTTGATATGCAAGCGGTTGTTAGAAAGAATATTGCAG GTTGAAGAAGGAGCTGCTAATGAGATGGAAATCCATGCACTTCCTTATATCATTGCCTTGCAAGCGTTTTGTATTGTTGATCCCACCCTCTGCATTCCAGTGACTGATCCTTCTAAGTTTGTTGTGACACTACAACCATATCTTAAGATTCAG ATTGACAATAAATCAGCTGCCCAGTTGCTTGAAAGTATAATTTTCGTGATTGATGCTGTTCTTCCACTCATAAGGAAGCCACCACAAACTGTGGTTGTAGAACTTGAGCAGGATCTGAAGCAGATGATAGTTCGTCATTCCTATTTGACAGTtgtacatgcatgtatcaa GTGCCTTTGTTCCCTAAGCAAATCAGCTGGTAGAGGTCCAGGATTACTGGAATACCTTGTTAATGTTTTTTACAAGCATCTGTCTGGCACTAATACAGATAGTCAG CTGTTGGGTCGATCGCTGTTTTGTCTTGGACTGCTCCTTCGGTATGGTTATCAACTGATGTTAACATCTGAAAATCAGCTTGATTTCCCAAAGATTATCAACTTGCTCCAGAGAAGATATCTTCTCAGGGATGATTTCAACTTGAAGGTTCGAGCTTTGCAG ACTTTGGGATACATACTTATCGCGAAGCCTGAATTTATGCTACAAAAAGAAATCATGAATCTCATAGAGGCAACACTATCTTCTGCAGTTGATCATAGGTTAAAG ATTCAAGGACTTCAAAACCTCTATGAGTATCTCCGAGATGCCGAAAGCCAACTTACTGCTGAGAGTACTGGGAAGCCTCCTGTACAGTCTGCAATAAATGGTGGAAGTGAAGTTCctgttgctgctggtgctggagaCACCAACATATGTGGTGGTATTATCCAATTGTATTGGAGTTCTATTCTTGAAAGGTGCTTGGATACAAATGACCAAGTTCGCCAGAGTGCACTTAAG ATTGTTGAAGTTGTACTTCGCCAGGGTTTAGTTCACCCTATTACATGTGTTCCGCACCTTATAGCACTTGAAATGGACCCATTGGAGGGGAACTCAAAGTTGGCTCATCATCTACTaatgaatatgaatgaaaa GTATCCTTCATTTTTTGAAAGCCGCTTAGGTGATGGCCTACAAATGTCATTTATATTCTTCGAGACCACAGTCAGCAACCATAAACTCGCAGCAAACGTGAAATCAAATCCAATTGCTTTTGTCAAACCTGGCATAACTAGAATATACCGTCTTATCCGTGCAAATCGAAATTCAAGAAACAAATTTGTCCACTCAATAGTTCGGAAATTTGAGCCTGATGGCCGGAATCGCTCCACAGTTAGCTTTCTTGT ATACTGTGCTGAAGTTCTTGCCTCCCTGCCATTCACATGCCCTGATGAACCACTCTATTTGATCTATGATATAAATCGAGTTATTCACTTGAGAGCAGGAGCGATTGAGGCCAATTTGAAAAGGTGGACTTCTATGGATCAGCCTCAAGATGCGGCGGGTATGGCAACATTGCCAGGAGAGAGTCATGTTGTCATGCATGAGCCTGGAGGATATTATGACCATAATGTGGGATATATTCCTGTAAGGGTGAATAACAATCCTTGTAGTACATCAGATGTGGACATGGCCAAAGTTCAG GAGGATTGCCATGACGCAATAGCCCTGCAACTCCTCCTCAAATTGAAAAGACATTTGAAAATTGTTTATAGTTTAACTGATGCCCGCTGTCAG GCATTTTCTCTAAAGGAACCACCAAAAACTGGAGAAACTCTCTCCAAGCAGAATGTTCCTTTTAACATTGGCAACAATAACATCAGTCTGCCGAGCTGCCTGCAGGATGTAGCTTCTGTGTACCAA GATTTCAAGACAGTGCTGCGGGAAGATTCCATGGACTTCGGTATGTACACCCCCTCTGTGCAGAGGAAGCGCCCAACCCCAAGAAGTACGTCGAGAGTCAGGAGGACAGCCGCCACAAGTGTTACAAGAGGCCGTggcggtggccgtggtggtgaTGATGACGATACTGACGATGATGATTGGACTGGGGGGCCAAGAGTGCTGGACTTCAGCGCTCAGGCAAGCAATGGTGGCCGTGTAACAAGGCAAAGGGTCCAAGTATGA
- the LOC117842104 gene encoding sister chromatid cohesion protein SCC2 isoform X2, translating into MHFEYLTSNMNKARKEPVFPLDDINSRREHLRNELTPDSVASKKPKVRKKENGNSVSSSGPSIPNSQEVIANFCEMVEDFCGRVEIPDDADGGDWLSIPLNDVKVLVNEITSVRSKRILHEVPMDTVTRLLHVIDRQIRCSQGLSIDEKENPDAEPMVFSALESVHAALAIMTHHDMPKQLYREELIERIIDFSRRQITDCMAASNPTFRAIHKPAENVANDGDDDEEDMENGPVSKKRRTTTNLTARKSSSNRVSASVYSAVQKLCLVLGFLKELLTTVRLSDSCILQLAKTCFTTFLVDNMQLLQLKAIGVIGTVFSSYTQHRNYLVDETIVLLRKLQFSRNAVRTYHLADEEQKQIQMITALLVHLVQFSAIVPDSLKGTVDWSTIIDAPVDASYPIKCHEAATEACCLFWTSVLQRFTAAKSQDMSEAKGIIDNLVQDLLTILNLPEYPAAASVLEVLCVLLLQNAGLKSKDTNARCFAIDLLGGIASRLKRDSVTCSEEKLWILQELTDAGSDGSKILKNKCCVCLGGRGINIACDVCGRCFHSDCMGASSQDNLQHDSVCPLCFCKQQLSVLQSYCQLQTKENGKRTAASVSKKSAAPSEVPALDIVQQILLSYLQEAGPQDDGNLFTRWFYLCIWNKDDPHSQEKIIYYLARLKSKEILRDSGNGLVISRDWAKKICLALGQKNSFSRGFDKILALLLASLRENSPVIRAKALRAVSSIVEADPEVLGDKRVQSAVEGRFCDSAISVREAALELVGRHIASHPDVGLKYIEKVAERIKDTGVSVRKRAIKIIRDLCASNPNTDTTHAFVEIISRVNDEESSVQDLVCKTFHELWFEEPTGSHKHLVADGSSVPMEIAKKTEQIVEMLRKMPNHQPLITIIKRNLTLDFLPQSTKATGINLSMVASLRKRCELICKRLLERILQVEEGAANEMEIHALPYIIALQAFCIVDPTLCIPVTDPSKFVVTLQPYLKIQIDNKSAAQLLESIIFVIDAVLPLIRKPPQTVVVELEQDLKQMIVRHSYLTVVHACIKCLCSLSKSAGRGPGLLEYLVNVFYKHLSGTNTDSQLLGRSLFCLGLLLRYGYQLMLTSENQLDFPKIINLLQRRYLLRDDFNLKVRALQTLGYILIAKPEFMLQKEIMNLIEATLSSAVDHRLKIQGLQNLYEYLRDAESQLTAESTGKPPVQSAINGGSEVPVAAGAGDTNICGGIIQLYWSSILERCLDTNDQVRQSALKIVEVVLRQGLVHPITCVPHLIALEMDPLEGNSKLAHHLLMNMNEKYPSFFESRLGDGLQMSFIFFETTVSNHKLAANVKSNPIAFVKPGITRIYRLIRANRNSRNKFVHSIVRKFEPDGRNRSTVSFLVYCAEVLASLPFTCPDEPLYLIYDINRVIHLRAGAIEANLKRWTSMDQPQDAAGMATLPGESHVVMHEPGGYYDHNVGYIPVRVNNNPCSTSDVDMAKVQEDCHDAIALQLLLKLKRHLKIVYSLTDARCQAFSLKEPPKTGETLSKQNVPFNIGNNNISLPSCLQDVASVYQDFKTVLREDSMDFGMYTPSVQRKRPTPRSTSRVRRTAATSVTRGRGGGRGGDDDDTDDDDWTGGPRVLDFSAQASNGGRVTRQRVQV; encoded by the exons ATGCATTTTGAGTATCTTACGTCTAATATGAACAAAGCACGGAAGGAACCTGTATTTCCTCTGGATGACATCAACTCACGCAGAGAGCATCTTCGT AATGAACTAACGCCAGATTCAGTTGCTTCAAAGAAGCCAAAAgttagaaagaaagaaaatggcaATTCTGTTTCAAGTTCTGGCCCCAGCATTCCTAATAGTCAAG AAGTTATCGCCAACTTCTGTGAGATGGTGGAGGATTTCTGTGGAAGAGTCGAAATTCCTGATGATGCAGATGGCGGTGATTGGTTGTCAATACCACTTAATGATGTTAAGGTTCTTGTCAATGAAATTACATCTGTTCGATCCAAAAGGATATTGCATGAGGTTCCTATGGATACAGTTACAAGGTTATTACATGTTATAGACCGTCAGATCCGATGTTCTCAAGGTTTGTCAATAGATGAGAAGGAAAAT CCTGATGCTGAACCTATGGTTTTCTCGGCTTTGGAGTCCGTTCATGCAGCGTTAGCAATTATGACCCACCATGACATGCCAAAGCAACTGTATCGAGAAGAA CTTATTGAGCGAATTATTGATTTCTCAAGGCGTCAGATCACTGACTGTATGGCAGCAAGTAACCCAACCTTCCGAGCTATCCACAAACCAGCTGAAAATGTTGCAAATGACG gagatgatgatgaagaggatatGGAAAATGGACCAGTTAGCAAAAAGAGACGTACCACTACTAATCTAACTGCGAGAAAATCTTCTTCAAACAG AGTTTCTGCTTCTGTTTACTCTGCTGTCCAGAAACTATGCTTGGTATTGGGCTTTCTCAAGGAACTGCTCACAACGGTGCGCTTATCAGATAGTTGTATTCTGCAGTTAGCAAAAACCTGCTTTACTACATTCTTGGTGGACAATATGCAGCTATTACAATTGAAAGCGATTGGGGTTATTGGCACG GTTTTTTCATCATACACACAACACAGGAATTACCTGGTTGATGAAACAATTGTCCTTCTTCGTAAGTTGCAGTTTTCAAGAAATGCTGTTAGAACCTACCATCTGGCAGATGAAGAACAAAAGCAAATCCAGATGATAACAGCACTGTTAGTTCACCTGGTTCAGTTTAGTGCAATTGTTCCCGATAGCTTAAAGGGAACAGTTGATTGGAGCACTATTATTGATGCCCCAGTTGATGCTAGTTATCCAATTAAATGCCATGAAGCAGCAACAGAGGCTTGTTGCCTTTTCTGGACTAGTGTCCTTCAACGTTTTACTGCTGCTAAATCTCAAGATATGTCAGAAGCCAAAGGAATAATAGATAATCTTGTTCAGGATTTGCTAACGATACTTAACTTGCCGGAGTATCCAGCTGCTGCTTCTGTTCTTGAG GTTCTCTGTGTATTGCTGCTTCAAAATGCTGGATTAAAATCTAAGGACACTAATGCTCGGTGCTTTGCTATTGACCTTCTTGGTGGTATCGCATCAAGGTTGAAGCGTGATTCTGTCACCTGTAGTGAGGAGAAGCTTTGGATATTGCAAGAGCTCACTGATGCAGGTAGTGATGGCTCgaaaattttgaaaaacaaatgTTGTGTTTGTCTTGGTGGAAGAGGTATAAATATAGCCTGTGATGTATGTGGAAGATGTTTCCATTCAGATTGTATGGGGGCTAGCAGTCAGGATAACTTACAGCATGATAGTGTCTGTCCCTTATGTTTTTGCAAACAACAACTCAGTGTGTTACAGTCGTATTGCCAGTTACAAACTAAAGAGAATGGCAAAAGAACTGCTGCCTCGGTTAGTAAGAAATCTGCCGCACCATCTGAGGTGCCAGCATTGGATATTGTGCAACAAATACTACTGAGTTATCTTCAGGAAGCTGGTCCACAAGATGATGGGAACCTGTTTACTCGATG GTTCTATCTATGTATCTGGAACAAAGATGACCCACATTCTCAAGAGAAGATTATCTACTATCTAGCTAGATTAAAATCTAAGGAGATTCTGCGTGATTCTGGCAATGGTTTGGTAATTTCCAGAGATTGGGCAAAGAAAATTTGCTTGGCACTTGGGCAGAAGAATTCATTTTCGAGGGGGTTTGATAAAATTCTTGCCCTTCTTTTG GCTAGCTTGAGAGAAAATTCTCCTGTAATAAGGGCAAAGGCTTTACGTGCG GTCAGCAGTATAGTTGAAGCTGACCCTGAGGTCTTGGGTGACAAACGTGTACAGTCTGCTGTTGAAGGGAGATTTTGCGATTCGGCTATTTCTGTTCGTGAAGCTGCCCTTGAACTTGTTGGAAGGCATATTGCTTCACATCCTGATGTAGGCCTGAAG TATATTGAAAAAGTTGCTGAGCGAATAAAGGACACAGGAGTAAGTGTTCGCAAACGTGCAATTAAAATTATAAGGGATCTTTGTGCTTCAAATCCAAACACGGACACAACGCATGCCTTTGTGGAGATTATTTCTCGTGTTAATGATGAGGAGTCCAGTGTACAG GATCTTGTATGTAAAACATTTCATGAGCTATGGTTTGAAGAACCTACTGGGAGTCATAAGCACTTGGTTGCTGATGGTAGTTCAGTTCCTATGGAGATTGCTAAAAAGACTGAGCAAATTGTTGAAATGTTGAGGAAGATGCCCAATCACCAACCCTTGATTACCATTATAAAACGTAACTTGACTCTTGATTTCCTCCCTCAGTCAACAAAGGCCACAGGCATTAACTTGTCCATGGTGGCATCACTTAGGAAACGTTGTGAGTTGATATGCAAGCGGTTGTTAGAAAGAATATTGCAG GTTGAAGAAGGAGCTGCTAATGAGATGGAAATCCATGCACTTCCTTATATCATTGCCTTGCAAGCGTTTTGTATTGTTGATCCCACCCTCTGCATTCCAGTGACTGATCCTTCTAAGTTTGTTGTGACACTACAACCATATCTTAAGATTCAG ATTGACAATAAATCAGCTGCCCAGTTGCTTGAAAGTATAATTTTCGTGATTGATGCTGTTCTTCCACTCATAAGGAAGCCACCACAAACTGTGGTTGTAGAACTTGAGCAGGATCTGAAGCAGATGATAGTTCGTCATTCCTATTTGACAGTtgtacatgcatgtatcaa GTGCCTTTGTTCCCTAAGCAAATCAGCTGGTAGAGGTCCAGGATTACTGGAATACCTTGTTAATGTTTTTTACAAGCATCTGTCTGGCACTAATACAGATAGTCAG CTGTTGGGTCGATCGCTGTTTTGTCTTGGACTGCTCCTTCGGTATGGTTATCAACTGATGTTAACATCTGAAAATCAGCTTGATTTCCCAAAGATTATCAACTTGCTCCAGAGAAGATATCTTCTCAGGGATGATTTCAACTTGAAGGTTCGAGCTTTGCAG ACTTTGGGATACATACTTATCGCGAAGCCTGAATTTATGCTACAAAAAGAAATCATGAATCTCATAGAGGCAACACTATCTTCTGCAGTTGATCATAGGTTAAAG ATTCAAGGACTTCAAAACCTCTATGAGTATCTCCGAGATGCCGAAAGCCAACTTACTGCTGAGAGTACTGGGAAGCCTCCTGTACAGTCTGCAATAAATGGTGGAAGTGAAGTTCctgttgctgctggtgctggagaCACCAACATATGTGGTGGTATTATCCAATTGTATTGGAGTTCTATTCTTGAAAGGTGCTTGGATACAAATGACCAAGTTCGCCAGAGTGCACTTAAG ATTGTTGAAGTTGTACTTCGCCAGGGTTTAGTTCACCCTATTACATGTGTTCCGCACCTTATAGCACTTGAAATGGACCCATTGGAGGGGAACTCAAAGTTGGCTCATCATCTACTaatgaatatgaatgaaaa GTATCCTTCATTTTTTGAAAGCCGCTTAGGTGATGGCCTACAAATGTCATTTATATTCTTCGAGACCACAGTCAGCAACCATAAACTCGCAGCAAACGTGAAATCAAATCCAATTGCTTTTGTCAAACCTGGCATAACTAGAATATACCGTCTTATCCGTGCAAATCGAAATTCAAGAAACAAATTTGTCCACTCAATAGTTCGGAAATTTGAGCCTGATGGCCGGAATCGCTCCACAGTTAGCTTTCTTGT ATACTGTGCTGAAGTTCTTGCCTCCCTGCCATTCACATGCCCTGATGAACCACTCTATTTGATCTATGATATAAATCGAGTTATTCACTTGAGAGCAGGAGCGATTGAGGCCAATTTGAAAAGGTGGACTTCTATGGATCAGCCTCAAGATGCGGCGGGTATGGCAACATTGCCAGGAGAGAGTCATGTTGTCATGCATGAGCCTGGAGGATATTATGACCATAATGTGGGATATATTCCTGTAAGGGTGAATAACAATCCTTGTAGTACATCAGATGTGGACATGGCCAAAGTTCAG GAGGATTGCCATGACGCAATAGCCCTGCAACTCCTCCTCAAATTGAAAAGACATTTGAAAATTGTTTATAGTTTAACTGATGCCCGCTGTCAG GCATTTTCTCTAAAGGAACCACCAAAAACTGGAGAAACTCTCTCCAAGCAGAATGTTCCTTTTAACATTGGCAACAATAACATCAGTCTGCCGAGCTGCCTGCAGGATGTAGCTTCTGTGTACCAA GATTTCAAGACAGTGCTGCGGGAAGATTCCATGGACTTCGGTATGTACACCCCCTCTGTGCAGAGGAAGCGCCCAACCCCAAGAAGTACGTCGAGAGTCAGGAGGACAGCCGCCACAAGTGTTACAAGAGGCCGTggcggtggccgtggtggtgaTGATGACGATACTGACGATGATGATTGGACTGGGGGGCCAAGAGTGCTGGACTTCAGCGCTCAGGCAAGCAATGGTGGCCGTGTAACAAGGCAAAGGGTCCAAGTATGA